One Triticum dicoccoides isolate Atlit2015 ecotype Zavitan chromosome 4B, WEW_v2.0, whole genome shotgun sequence genomic window carries:
- the LOC119294430 gene encoding heat shock 70 kDa protein BIP2-like, with translation MAATRPFLYYLGVLLFLAMGASGTAAFGLPRGVSPAYCANEFLQYHGISHNEKAAIHLGNTKSCIAGYGGRLDPYTAYQLCIPSWVAFTHNGTLVGEAAMNHAAVSPGTAVSGFKRLLGIRQMVKREAELVPYQFTEELGRCGIQMETEEGHVMNFLPERVAGILIAELKKIAEARLGREIESALVTVPGHFNGAQRSWFRREAARLHGGFGVAKVVDEQVAAAAAYRLHEKRGDGKVVLVFHLGGRRSHATKFRFKDGTGHLLDERHDAYLGGDDFTDRIVDHFVELIREKHHRDIRGDESALRKLRADCERVKKLLSDRDGVLMNIRSVLGEGADIYEELTRAKFEELNRGFMERALEIVDTVVMGGAPTSQTQSRKDAIDEVILVGGSVRIPMVGQLLEDYFNGRGLIRDEDAVIRGAALLSRPESARYVDECYYGGVTEPLWLAK, from the exons ATGGCGGCGACTCGTCCGTTCCTCTACTACCTTGGCGTTCTGCTGTTCCTGGCCATGg GGGCATCGGGAACGGCAGCGTTTGGCCTCCCGCGAGGCGTGTCGCCTGCCTACTGCGCCAACGAGTTCCTGCAGTACCACGGGATCTCGCACAACGAAAAGGCGGCCATCCACCTCGGCAACACCAAGTCCTGCATCGCCGGCTACGGAGGCCGACTGGATCCCTACACCGCGTACCAGCTCTGCATCCCCTCCTGGGTTGCCTTCACACACAACGGCACCCTCGTCGGAGAGGCCGCCATGAACCACGCCGCCGTCAGCCCCGGGACGGCCGTCTCCGGCTTCAAGCGACTCCTCGGCATCAGGC AGATGGTGAAGAGGGAGGCAGAGCTAGTGCCGTACCAGTTCACCGAAGAGCTGGGAAGATGCGGCATCCAGATGGAGACCGAGGAAGGCCACGTGATGAATTTCCTTCCCGAGCGTGTGGCCGGCATCCTCATTGCCGAGCTTAAGAAGATTGCGGAGGCGCGCCTGGGCCGCGAGATCGAGAGCGCCCTTGTCACCGTCCCCGGGCACTTCAACGGTGCCCAAAGGAGTTGGTTCAGGAGAGAAGCTGCGCGCTTGCACGGTGGCTTCGGTGTCGCCAAGGTCGTCGACGAGCAGGTCGCGGCGGCCGCGGCATATCGCCTTCACGAGAAGAGGGGCGACGGCAAGGTCGTCCTCGTCTTCCATCTCGGCGGCCGCAGGAGCCATGCTACAAAGTTCAGATTCAAGGATGGCACGGGTCATCTCCTCGACGAACGCCATGATGCCTACCTCGGCG GCGACGACTTCACCGACAGGATTGTGGACCATTTCGTGGAGCTGATCAGGGAGAAGCATCACCGTGACATCCGTGGGGACGAGAGCGCTCTCAGGAAGCTGAGAGCAGACTGCGAGAGGGTCAAGAAGTTACTGAGCGACCGAGATGGGGTTCTGATGAACATCCGATCCGTGCTCGGCGAAGGCGCAGATATCTACGAGGAGCTCACGCGGGCCAAGTTCGAGGAGCTGAACCGTGGCTTCATGGAGAGAGCACTGGAAATAGTGGACACCGTGGTGATGGGAGGTGCTCCCACTTCCCAGACGCAGAGCCGCAAGGACGCCATCGACGAGGTCATTCTCGTCGGCGGCAGTGTGAGGATCCCCATGGTTGGGCAGCTCCTCGAGGATTACTTCAATGGTAGGGGGCTAATCAGGGATGAGGACGCGGTGATCCGCGGCGCTGCTCTTCTGTCCCGCCCCGAGTCTGCTAGGTATGTGGACGAATGCTACTACGGAGGAGTCACGGAGCCTCTCTGGTTGGcaaaataa